Within the Solwaraspora sp. WMMA2056 genome, the region GGCCAGCCTCGGCGACCTGGCCCGCTACCCCGACCAACGGCCCGCCCGCGCCGCCGTCGCCGCCCGGCACACCCGCCCGCCCGACGAGGTCCTGCTCACCGCCGGTGCCGCCCAGGGCTTCGTGCTGCTCGCCCAGGCACTGCGCGACGCCCGCCACCCGGTGGTGGTGCACCCGCAGTTCACCGAGCCGGAGGCCGCCCTGCGCGCCGCCGGACACCGGGTCGACCGGGTGCTGCTACGCCCCGACACCGGCTTCACCCTCGACCCGGCGCGGATCCCCGCCGACGCCGACCTGGTCTTCATCGGCAACCCGACCAACCCGACGTCGGTGCTGCACCCGGCCGACACGATCGCCGCCCTCACCCGGCCCGGCCGGACCGTCGTCGTCGACGAGGCCTTCGCCGACACCACCTGCGCCGCCGGCGTACCGGGCGAACCACAGTCGCTGGCCGACCGCCGCGACCTGCCCGGCCTGGTGGTGGTCCGCAGCCTCACCAAGACCTGGGCCCTGGCCGGGCTGCGCATCGGCTACCTGCTCGGCCCGGCCGCACTGCTGGCCCGCCTCGCGGCGGTCGCGCCGCTGTGGCCGGTCGCCACCCCGGCGCTGGTCGCCGCCGAGATCTGCGCCAGCCGCCGGGCGGTCGGGGCCGAACGCCGGTACGCCGCCACGCTCGCCGCCGACCGCGGCCACCTGCTCCGCCGGCTTCGGGAACTGCCCGGCGTCACCGTCGCCGGCACCCCGGCCAGCGCCTTCGTGCTGCTCCATCTCGTCGGCGCCGATCAGGTCCGCCGCCGGTTGCGCCAGCAGGGCTGGGCGGTACGCCGAGGCGACACCTTCCCCGGACTGGGCCCCGACTGGCTGCGGGTGGCGGTACGGGACACTGCCACCACCGACGCGTTCGTCCACGTGCTGCGCGCGACCCTGGAGGACTGATGCTCGACACGGCCCTGGCCGCGATCCGACCACTCGACGACGACGCGATGGCACAGGCCCGGGCGCTGCACGCCCGGCTGACCAAACCCGCCGGCTCACTCGGCGTCCTGGAGGAGCTGTCGGTGCGGCTGGCCGGGCTCGCCGGTGCGTGCCCACCGCCGCTGCCCGAACCGGCCGCGGTGGCGATCTTCGCCGCCGACCACGGCGTGCACCGCCACGGGGTGACCGGCTGGCCGCAGGAGGTCACCGCCCAGATGGTGGCCAACTTCCTGGCCGGTGGCGCGGTCGTCAACGCCTTCGCCCGGCAGGTCGGGGCGAGCGTCACCGTGGTCGACGTCGGGGTCGCCACCGTGCTGGAGCCGGCGGACGGCCTGGTCCAGGCCCGGATCCGGCCCGGTACGGCCGACCTGTCTAGCGGCCCGGCGATGACCGTCGACGAGGCCCGGGCCGCCATCGACGTCGGCCTGCGTGTCGCGGCGGACCTGCACGCCGCCGGTGCGCGGGTGCTGCTCACCGGCGACATGGGCATCGCCAACACCACCGCCGCCGCCGCGCTGGTCGCCGGCTTCACCGGTGCCGACGCCGCCGAGGTCACCGGCCGGGGCACCGGGGTGGACGACGAGACGTACCGGCACAAGGTCGCCGTCGTCGCGGCGGCCCTGCGCCGGCACCGGCCCGACCCGGTCGATCCGATCGGTGTGCTCTCCGCGATCGGTGGACTGGAGCACGCCGCGCTCAGCGGCTTCATCCTCGGTGCCGCCGCCCGCCGGATCCCGGTGATCGTCGACGGGGTCAGCGCGGTCGCGGCGTCGCTCGCGGCGGCGTCGCTCGCCCCGGCGGCCACCGGCGCGATGGTCGCCGGGCACCGCTCGGTGGAGCCGGGCGCTACGGTAGGGCTGCGGCACCTCGGCCTGCAGCCACTGGTCGATCTGGGGCTGCGCCTGGGGGAGGGCACCGGCGCCCTGCTCGCCTGGCCGATCGTGGCCAGCGCGGTCCGGGTCCTGCACGAGGTGGCCACCTTCGACGCGGCGGGAGTCTCCGAGAAGTGAACCTGTACCCCCTGGGGCTGCGCCTGGCCGGCCGCCGGGTGCTGGTGGTCGGCGGCGGCACCGTCGCCACCCGACGGGTCCCGGCGCTGCTGGACGCCGGGGCCGACGTACTCGTGGTGTCACCGGAACTGACCCCGACGCTGCACGGCCTGGTGACCGCAGGCCGGGTGGACTGGCGGCCGCGCCGGTTCGAGCCGGCCGACCTCGACGGGGTCTGGCTGGCCCAGGTCGCCGTGGACGACGCGGCTGCCGCCGCCGAGGTGAGCGCTGCCGCCGAGCCACGCCGGGTCTTCTGCGTACGGGCCGACGACCGCACCGAGGCCACCGCCTGGACCCCGGCGGTCACCCGGCACGGTCCGGTGACCGTCGCGGTGCTCGGTGGCGGCGATCCGCAGCGGGCGGTCCGGGTCCGTGACGCGATCGGTCAGCGGCTCGCCGACGGCAGCATCCCGGTCGCCGACCCGGCGCCGGCCCCGGCGTCCGCCGGGTCGACCACCGGCCGGGTGGTGCTGATCGGCGCCGGCCCCGGCGACCCCGAGCTGATCACCGTGAAGGGCCGACGGCTGCTCGCCGAGGCCGACGTCGTCGTCGCCGACCGGCTGGTCCCCGGCCTGCTGCTGGACGAGCTGCCGGCCCGGGTGGAGCTGATCGACGCGGCGAAGATCCCGTACGGTCCGGCCGCCGCCCAGGAGGAGATCAACCGGATCCTGGTCGACCGGGCCCGCACCGGGGCGACCGTGGTGCGGCTCAAGGGCGGCGACCCGTACGTCTTCGGTCGCGGCGGGGAGGAGCTGCTCGCCTGCGTCGAGGCCGGCGTACCGGTCTGCGTGGTGCCGGGGGTGACCAGCTCGATCGCCGCGCCCGCCGCCGCCGGCGTGCCGGTGACCCATCGCGGCGTAGCCCACGAGTTCACCGTGGTCTCCGGGCATCTGCCGCCGGGACACCGGCTGTCCCTGGTGGACTGGCCGGCACTGGCCCGGCTGCGCGGCACCCTGGTGGTCCTGATGGGGCTGAAGAACCTGTCGGCGATCACCGACACGTTGCTGACCAACGGTCGCAGCGGGGACACCCCGGTGGCGGTGGTGCAGGAGGCGACCACCGGCGCCGAGCGGGCGCTGACGTCCACGTTGGCCGCCGTGGCCGGCGACGTCGCGGCCGCCGGGCTGCGGCCGCCGGCGGTGGTGGTGGTCGGCGACGTGGTGCACGCGCTGCGCCCGGACGCCGGCTGAAGCCGGTCCTGCGCGCTGACGGCCAAACTGGGCCCTGAAGGCCTGGTCCGGCGCTGAGGTCGGTCCGGCGCGCCGCGCGACGGCGGACGCGCCGGACCTTCACCCGGTCAGAGCGTGAGCATGTCGTCCAGCAGCAGGGCGCACCGGATCAGACCCAGATGGCTGTACGCCTGCGGATGGTTGCCCAGTCCGCGCTCGGCCATCGGGTCGTACTGCTCGGGCAGCAGGCCGGTCGGACCGGCGGTGTCGATCATCTGCTCGAACAGTTCCTCGGCGTCGCTGCGCCGACCGGTCCGCAGGTACGCCTCGATCAGCCAGGCGGTGCAGATGTGGAATCCGCCCTCCCGGCCGGGCAGGCCGTCGTCCCAGCGGTAGCGGTAGACGACCGGGCCGCTGCGCAGGTCGGCCTCGACCTTCAGGACGGTGGCCAGGAACCGGGGGTCGTCGTCGGGCAGCAGCCCGGACAACCCGATCCACAGCGACGAGGCGTCCATCTCCTCGTCGCCGTAGGCGACCGTGTACGCGCCGGCCTTCTCGTGCCAGCCGTACTCCAGCACGTTGTGCCCGATCCGGTCGCGCAGCTCGACCCACTCGGGCCGTTCGCCGCCGCCGTGACGGCGCACCATGTGCAGCGCCCGGTCCACCGTCATCCAGCACATCACCTTGGAGAAGACGTGGTGCCGGGGGGCGAGTCGCGCCTCCCACAGGCCGTGGTCGGGCTCGTGCCAGCGGCGCTCCACCGCCTGCACCATCGCCTCCAGCACCCGCCACTCGTCGTCGCGGACGGATCCGCGCGCGTCGGCGACCACCGCGAGCAGGTCGGCGATCGGACCGAACACGTCGAGCTGCAGCTGATGGTTGGCCAGGTTGCCGACCCGGACCGGGCGGGAACCGGCGTAACCGGGCAGGGTGTCGATGACCGCCTCGGCGCCCAGCTCGAAACCCTCGACCGTGTAGAGCGGGTGCAGCCGCTCCGGGTGCCCGCCGGTGCGTTCCACACAGCCGTCCACCCAGCGCAGGAACGCCTCGGCCTCGGTCAGCGAGCCGAGGTCGACCAGCGCGCGGGCGCTCATCGCCGCGTCGCGTAGCCAGCAGTAGCGGTAGTCCCAGTTGCGGACCCCGCCGAGCT harbors:
- the cobC gene encoding Rv2231c family pyridoxal phosphate-dependent protein CobC produces the protein MQQSDRTPEDGQPAQRGQPPEYDLGHHGDVDATPGLVDLAVNVRVGEPPHWLLAPVRASLGDLARYPDQRPARAAVAARHTRPPDEVLLTAGAAQGFVLLAQALRDARHPVVVHPQFTEPEAALRAAGHRVDRVLLRPDTGFTLDPARIPADADLVFIGNPTNPTSVLHPADTIAALTRPGRTVVVDEAFADTTCAAGVPGEPQSLADRRDLPGLVVVRSLTKTWALAGLRIGYLLGPAALLARLAAVAPLWPVATPALVAAEICASRRAVGAERRYAATLAADRGHLLRRLRELPGVTVAGTPASAFVLLHLVGADQVRRRLRQQGWAVRRGDTFPGLGPDWLRVAVRDTATTDAFVHVLRATLED
- the cobT gene encoding nicotinate-nucleotide--dimethylbenzimidazole phosphoribosyltransferase, with product MLDTALAAIRPLDDDAMAQARALHARLTKPAGSLGVLEELSVRLAGLAGACPPPLPEPAAVAIFAADHGVHRHGVTGWPQEVTAQMVANFLAGGAVVNAFARQVGASVTVVDVGVATVLEPADGLVQARIRPGTADLSSGPAMTVDEARAAIDVGLRVAADLHAAGARVLLTGDMGIANTTAAAALVAGFTGADAAEVTGRGTGVDDETYRHKVAVVAAALRRHRPDPVDPIGVLSAIGGLEHAALSGFILGAAARRIPVIVDGVSAVAASLAAASLAPAATGAMVAGHRSVEPGATVGLRHLGLQPLVDLGLRLGEGTGALLAWPIVASAVRVLHEVATFDAAGVSEK
- the cobA gene encoding uroporphyrinogen-III C-methyltransferase — translated: MNLYPLGLRLAGRRVLVVGGGTVATRRVPALLDAGADVLVVSPELTPTLHGLVTAGRVDWRPRRFEPADLDGVWLAQVAVDDAAAAAEVSAAAEPRRVFCVRADDRTEATAWTPAVTRHGPVTVAVLGGGDPQRAVRVRDAIGQRLADGSIPVADPAPAPASAGSTTGRVVLIGAGPGDPELITVKGRRLLAEADVVVADRLVPGLLLDELPARVELIDAAKIPYGPAAAQEEINRILVDRARTGATVVRLKGGDPYVFGRGGEELLACVEAGVPVCVVPGVTSSIAAPAAAGVPVTHRGVAHEFTVVSGHLPPGHRLSLVDWPALARLRGTLVVLMGLKNLSAITDTLLTNGRSGDTPVAVVQEATTGAERALTSTLAAVAGDVAAAGLRPPAVVVVGDVVHALRPDAG